Proteins from a genomic interval of Phlebotomus papatasi isolate M1 chromosome 3, Ppap_2.1, whole genome shotgun sequence:
- the LOC129807436 gene encoding hydroxylysine kinase: MEMLEISSSTKCEESGGSEESEILKPGTKIKPTISEKEVEKLAERLYGITVLEISELISYDDRNFFIREDRNIKNPIIANHSTHGYILKVLNALDSHKAGFIDAQTKLMLFLAQQNITCPKPIMNVYGKYYSTELLGTTKHIVRLLEYIPGKIFKEVPLTNNLFYQAGVFVAKFDRAIKNFTHDAYKTHKSLWMLDSVPKLEEFAYALKDISKQEIVEEVIAEFKSKVMGHYDKFEKGVIHGDFNEHNILVNKCSSTEKKEYAVSGILDFGDSCYTLYIFELAIAMAYMMLQTGELETGGFFLAGYESIRLVPQHEYNVLRICVAARLCQSLVLGIYTHTLDPENEYILTSQKNGWQLLQLLWSEKKTDELWRNTADEYLKQSYK; the protein is encoded by the exons ATGGAAATGCTAGAGATCAGTTCGTCTACAAAATGCGAGGAGTCAGGTGGTAGTGAAGAGAGTGAAATTCTAAAGCCAGGTACCAAAATTAAACCCACAATCAGTGAAAAGGAGGTTGAAAAACTCGCGGAAAGATTATATGGGATTACTGTACTGGAGATAAGTGAACTTATTTCATACGATGATCGAAATTTCTTCATCCGTGAAGACAG AAACATTAAAAATCCCATTATTGCTAATCACTCGACCCATGGATACATCCTCAAAGTTCTCAATGCTTTGGATTCGCACAAGGCGGGATTTATTGATGCCCAGACCAAGCTAATGCTCTTCCTGGCCCAGCAAAATATCACTTGTCCAAAGCCCATTATGAATGTTTATGGGAAATACTATTCTACTGAACTTTTGGGCACAACTAAGCACATTGTGCGCCTCTTGGAGTACATCCCGGGAAAAATCTTTAAGGAAGTCCCTCTGACAAACAACCTTTTCTACCAAGCGGGAGTTTTTGTGGCAAAATTTGATCGTGCCATTAAGAATTTCACTCATGATGCCTACAAGACCCACAAATCCCTCTGGATGCTCGATTCTGTGCCCAAATTGGAGGAATTTGCCTATGCACTCAAGGATATTTCTAAGCAGGAGATAGTCGAAGAGGTGATTGCAGAGTTTAAAAGCAAGGTCATGGGGCATTACGATAAATTCGAGAAAGGTGTGATCCATGGAGACTTCAATGAGCACAACATTCTCGTGAACAAGTGCAGTTCAACGGAAAAGAAGGAGTATGCTGTGAGtggtattttggattttggggaCTCATGCTATACACTCTACATCTTTGAACTGGCCATCGCAATGGCCTACATGATGCTACAAACGGGAGAACTTGAGACCGGTGGATTCTTCCTTGCTGGCTATGAATCCATTAGACTTGTCCCTCAGCACGAATACAACGTCTTACGG ATTTGCGTAGCTGCTCGCCTATGCCAGAGTCTTGTTCTGGGAATCTACACTCACACTCTGGATCCGGAAAACGAGTATATCCTGACTTCGCAGAAAAATGGTTGGCAACTCCTCCAGCTTCTTTGGTCTGAAAAGAAGACCGACGAATTGTGGCGCAACACAGCCGATGAGTACCTCAAACAGAGCTACAAATAG
- the LOC129807439 gene encoding synaptobrevin homolog YKT6 — protein MVKLHALSIFHKGPHEARLLKAAFDLQSFSFFQRGSVQEFMSFASKTIVERTQLASRQSVKQDVYMCHVYVRADNLAAVLIADHEYPGRVAHTLITKVMDDFAAKVSPDQWPTGSDATINFNQLPALLAKYQNPREADALTKIQGDLDETKIILRNTIEAVLERGEKLDDLVVKSEQLSVQSKAFYKTAKKTNSCCNFS, from the exons ATGGTGAAATTGCATGCACTAAGTATTTTCCACAAAGGACCACATGAGGCCAGATTGCTGAAAGCTGCCTTCGATTTGCAGAGTTTTTCTTTCTTCCAGCGTGGTTCTGTGCAGGAGTTCATGAG CTTTGCCAGTAAGACCATCGTGGAGAGGACACAGCTTGCTTCTAGGCAATCCGTGAAGCAGGATGTATACATGTGCCATGTGTACGTGAGAGCGGACAATTTGGCGGCTGTTCTCATTGCCGATCACGAGTATCCTGGTCGTGTGGCTCATACGCTTATCACGAAAGTCATGGACGATTTTGCGGCTAAGGTGTCGCCAGATCAGTGGCCTACGGGGTCAGATGCCACCATAAATTTCAACCAGTTGCCCGCTCTTCTGGCCAAGTACCAGAATCCCCGAGAGGCTGATGCACTGACCAAAATCCAAGGAGATCTGGACGAAACCAAAATTATTTTGCGAAATACAATTGAGGCAGTTTTGGAACGTGGCGAAAAGTTAGATGATTTGGTGGTAAAGTCCGAACAGTTATCGGTGCAGAGTAAGGCATTCTACAAAACAGCGAAAAAGACAAACTCCTGCTGCAATTTCAGCTAA